The DNA sequence GGGGAGTAGCGGGAGATCGTGGCTGCGGCGACGAGGCCTCCCGGCCGGACCACGCGGGCTGCTTCGGTCAGTGCGGAGAGCCGGTCGGCCTTGTCGTGAAGGTGGTAGAGGGGGCCGAGGAGCAGTACTACGTCGTACGTGCCGGCTGCGGCGGTGAGGTGGCGGGCGTCGCCCAGTTCGGCTGTCACTCCGTCGAGGGAGGCGGCCTGGTCGACGTGCTTGGGTACAGGGTCCACGACGTGCACGGTGTAGCCGTCTTCGACGAGCCAGCGGGCGTGTGTTCCGGGGCCACCACCAACGTCAAGCACGCGGGCCGGAGCGGGTGGGAGGTGGCGGCGGAGTAACTCGCGGGTTCGTGCGAGTTCCAGAGTCCCCGTGGCGGTCGTGTGTAGCCGCGCGGCCTCGTCGGAGCGGGTGTAGAAGTCGATGATCTCTGGGCGTACGGCGTGGTTGCTCGTCATCGGTGAGTCCTCGTCATGAGGGGCTGCTGGTGTCCGGCAGGGTATGGGACACGACGGAGTGATCACTGCGAATTTCGGCAGACCCCCAGGGAAGCACCTGGGCCCCAACAACTCGGAGGTGTCCGGCGACAACGGCGTCGGAAGGTGGGCTGATCGGCCGCTGGCCGATGTCCAGGAGAGCTCGGGACACAGCCAGGCGGCTCTTACCGTCTCCGATGGGCTGTGCGCACCGGAGCGGTCGGCACTGCGGGTGTCGGCAGCAAGGCCTGAGGGCGGGCAGGTGGTGGCGTGGCGGCTGGCCGAGTGCTGGCGGAAGCCAGTTCGAACGCGAGAGCGCCGAGGATGTCGGGGGGAGTTGCTGACGAGAGGTGGATGGCCCAGGTCGGGTGGTTGAGGTCGGTGCCTCCGGAGGCTGTCCACGCCGGCAGGCCGTTGTGCGGGTACTTGGCGGCGTAGGGGTCGTGCTCGAACCTGGCGCTGCCGTCGGGGGCCTGCCAGTAGACCTGCTGGGTGGACGTGGTCTGTGACCACCCGGCCTCCGCGAGGTCCTGGGTAGGGGTTTGGTTCCAAGGGTCGTTGACGGTCAGGCTCTCCAGGAGGGCGCGCACCAGCAGGGTGGGCGTGGTCGGGCTGGCGGTTGCATGCCAGAGCCGCTCGCCGACGGGGCTCTCGTACGCGGCGATCGTCCACGCGACGTCGCTGCTGTGTCGGGCCTCGTGGTCGAATTCGGCCCGGAGGGTCAGGCTCTCGTGGTTGGCGATGGTGACATCCATCCAGGTCCTGTACTTCTCCCACTCGCCGTTGGCAGCGAGGAAGGACTCCAGGAGTGCTTCGTGCTCCTGCGGGGTGGCTGCCGCTGGGGCAACGGCTTCCGGGGCGGGCGCGGCCTTCTCAGAAGGCTGTTCGGCGGTTGGGGTTAGGGTGGTGAGGGCCTTGGCGGCTGCGCGTTCCGTGGCGGTGAGCGGGGCGGGTCCGGGGCGTACGGCGACGGTGTACTGCCGCTGGAAGTCCGCTACTGCCTCCGCTTCGGATTCGTAGTCCGCAGTCTCCTGGCGCAGATAGTCCTCACCGTGGAGATGGACGCTCTTACCGCCCTGGTAGGTGCCGACGGCGACGGTGGTCCACCCGTCGTGTGCGTGGAGATGGATGATCAGGTTTCCGGAGCGGATGTCGTCGTGGATCCGCTGCGCCTCCGCGCTCACCTCTCGGATCTCGTCCCGGTCGAGATGGGGCATCGGGTGATTGCCGTAGGTCCACTTGGTGTCGATCTCCGTCTGGAGGGCGGCGTCGATCTCTACGCTGGCGCCCTTCTCCCGGAGCACCAGGGCAGCCTGGTTGGCGTAGTGGGGCTCGTCATGGTCGATGCGTGCCAGGACGGCTGTCCGGTCGTCGACCCGGCGGAAGTGGTGGAGGGCAAGCAACTCGTGAGAAAGGTCGCGGCCTGGGCCGCTGTCGGTGAGGGTGGCTACGACGGCGCTGCCGTGTCCGGGATGAAGAGCCAGGCGGACACGAGGGGCTGCGGGATCGGTCTGGGGCATGGGGCTCGGTTCTCGGGTCCGGCCGGCCGTGTGGCCGGCCGGACCCGGTCGGGATTGCGGAGGAGGGGTTATCGGGAGGCCTGCGGCGATCCGGCGGGGGTGGCAGGGCGCGGGACGGGCGGACCGGCCCGGGATGCTGGCGCAGGCTGGGTCCTCGGCTGGCGGGCGGCTGGCGTGCGGGTGGCGTGCTGCCATCGGGCCCGGACGGCGCCGAGGTCGGCGAGTGCGCGGCGGCTGCCTGTGATCAGCTG is a window from the Streptomyces sp. NBC_01244 genome containing:
- a CDS encoding DUF317 domain-containing protein — protein: MPQTDPAAPRVRLALHPGHGSAVVATLTDSGPGRDLSHELLALHHFRRVDDRTAVLARIDHDEPHYANQAALVLREKGASVEIDAALQTEIDTKWTYGNHPMPHLDRDEIREVSAEAQRIHDDIRSGNLIIHLHAHDGWTTVAVGTYQGGKSVHLHGEDYLRQETADYESEAEAVADFQRQYTVAVRPGPAPLTATERAAAKALTTLTPTAEQPSEKAAPAPEAVAPAAATPQEHEALLESFLAANGEWEKYRTWMDVTIANHESLTLRAEFDHEARHSSDVAWTIAAYESPVGERLWHATASPTTPTLLVRALLESLTVNDPWNQTPTQDLAEAGWSQTTSTQQVYWQAPDGSARFEHDPYAAKYPHNGLPAWTASGGTDLNHPTWAIHLSSATPPDILGALAFELASASTRPAATPPPARPQALLPTPAVPTAPVRTAHRRR
- a CDS encoding class I SAM-dependent methyltransferase, yielding MTSNHAVRPEIIDFYTRSDEAARLHTTATGTLELARTRELLRRHLPPAPARVLDVGGGPGTHARWLVEDGYTVHVVDPVPKHVDQAASLDGVTAELGDARHLTAAAGTYDVVLLLGPLYHLHDKADRLSALTEAARVVRPGGLVAAATISRYSPLLDYMATTGITEPAIQDGVRDTLDQGRYAGQRGFTVAYFQTSAELRAEVTEAGLTDPTIYGIEGPGWVAVKAIEKYTDTNLLGTAMYDAALAAARLAEPHPALTDASAHVLAVSRG